In the Oncorhynchus keta strain PuntledgeMale-10-30-2019 chromosome 16, Oket_V2, whole genome shotgun sequence genome, ccccaccCCCTATTTTACACTGCTGATACTCTctattatctatgcagtcactttaataactacctacatgtacatattacctaaaaTACCttaactaaccggtgcccccacacatcgactgtgtaccggtaccccctgtatatagcctcgctattcttaatttactgctgctttttaattatttgttacttttatttcttagtatttttttcttaactgctttgttggttaagggcttataagtaagcatttcactgtaaggttgtattcggcgcatgtgacaaatacattttttatttgatttgactgtGGACGAGACGAACCTGTTTTGTCAGTAGGGTATTCAATTAGCCTCTATCTTATACCTTCTTTTAACCTTAACTTCATATTGTTGTTCTAGTGCTTtggaactacaaaaatctctgaaactggaaacacttatctccctcactagctttaagcaccagctgttagagcagctcacagattactgcacctgtgcatagcccatctataatttagccaaacaactacctctttccctactgtatttattttatttattttgctcctttgcaccccattatttttatttctactttgcacattcttccactgcaaatctaccattccagtgttttacttgctatattgtatttactttgccaccatggcctttgttttgcctttacctcccttatctcacctcatttgctcacatcgtatatagacttgtttctactgtattattgaatgtatgtttgttttactccgtgtgtaactctgtgttgttgtatgtgtcgaaatgctttgctttatcttggccaggtcgcaattgtaaatgagaacttgttctcaacttgcctacctggttaaataaaggtgaaataaaaataaataaataataatgccCACAGTACCTGGATGAAGAAGAGTTTGGGCTTGCCCACCAGCGAGTTGCAGCGGTCGCCCCGGAACAGGCTGGTGAGGCTCTTGAGCTCGATGGAGGCATCCGTCCCGAAGAACACGCCATCATCCCCGTGACTCAGCAGGACACACACGAACGAAGCGGAGCAGCTGTGGTCCTCCTTGGAGGCTGGAAACAGCATCAAGTTTTTAATTGGTCCTTCACAGAATTTAAAAGGCTCTATCTGCTGTTGCTACATATATTCTTTACTTATAAATGATTGATTATtgatgtacccattgattcttgaagaacatAACATAAattcctcatgagcttagttaaaCTGTCATactccatcagaacccaaaatataagcttgcattacttcaatgtttgtaaacaaagtaaatgtaaacagacACTGTACAGCGTTTTAAagcatggttaaaactataatgttgatatcatgaatGATCAGTCCtggcatccatagctctgtctatgagttGGGAATGGTTACATTTCTTCAGCCCCATCTCTCAACTTTTTACTGAAACATTTGTGGGGAAggcgttttgttattgtttcaactgcagattgcccctttaaaaagGTAGACAAGAGCAGTAATTGAGACAATTTCCAGAACAACAAGAAGTGAGAAACGAGACGCTCATTTTCTTCACCAATGTTTTCACACAGCTATCACGTTGCAGGTGAGTGAATGAAGCGCAACAGACACAGAGCACATGTGCAGACACTGAGAGCGGATCGTTTTGCATCGTGCTCACCATGCTATGTTTTTGCTTAACCCTGTTGCTCGTGGAAACGCAATATTGTTGATTCTCAGTTTAAGTACAGGAGACCATGTACTTTCACTTGTTTTTATTGTGAATGGGCTGCTTTTAAAACGTAATTTACTGAATGTCTTCTGTGTATGATCTTTATACGAAGAAAAACCCATCTTCGTGGTGGTTGTCAGTGGTGGTGCTGACTTTCAAACATGCTTACCTGTGGTTAAAACATGCTTGATCTGGTCCACTTTCTGGTCATTGTAAACCTTCACCTTATAACCCAGTTTCCCAAACACCTTCATCACGTTGCCTGCATCCACATCTGTGCCATTGCGTACATTCATACCTTTAAAAACAAAGTAAAGTTATTAGACTAATTCAATTTGCTTTCTGGATATGTAATGTGTGTCATCATTGTGTACATACAGCCTTTACACAGTAGTGGAAAATGTACcttattgtcatacttgagtaaaagtaaagataccttaaaatgacaagtaaaagtgagtcaaccagtaaaatactacttgagtaagtcTAAAAGTTTTGGGTTTTAAATataattaagtatcaaaagtaaatgtaattccaAAAATAtcggggcctcccgagtggcgaagtggtctaaggcactgattcgcagtgctagctgtgccactagaggctctgttgcagccagccgcaaccgggagacccatggggcggcgcacaattggcccagcgtagtccGAGTaaggggagggcttggccggcggggatgttcttgtcccatcgctcacAAGCTCCTGTGGCAGGcctgacacagtcgccaggtgtatggtgtttcctccaacacattggtgtggctggcttccgggttaagcgggcattgtgtcaagaagcagtgtggcttggctgagttgtgtttcggaggatgcacggctcttgaccttcgcctctcctgagtctgtatgggagttgcagcaatgggacaataCTGTAAACTACCAATTGTAataccatgaaaaaggggtaatatatatatatatatttaagtatcaaaaggtaaaaacataaataattgcaaattccttatataaagcaaaccagacagaaccattttaattttatttggctagccagaggcacactccaacactcacacacataatttacaaaacaagcatgtgtgttcagtgagtcctccaggtcagaggcagtagggatgaccagggatgttctcttgataagtgtgaattggaccattttcctgttctgctaagcattcaaaatgtaacatacttttggatatcagggaaaatgtatggagtaaaaagtacattattttctttaggaatgtagtgaagtaaaagttgtataAAATctgaatagtaaagtacagatactgcaaaaaaaactacttaaatagtactttaaagtatttttactttacaTCACTGCCTTTACAAATATTCATACAGTAGTAACCCAGCAGACAAAGCTGGGTGAGGTAATGTCATTACAACCATTTTACATAATCATGTTATAATGATGTAATTTCAACTAGTTTCCTCCACTGAGAAGCTGAACAACAAGCTTTATGCAAATACAAAACATAAGTATTAGACATAGCCTACACCCGGAGTCTACAAATGAACGAACACAATACCTGTTCTTCTGTCAAAGTTCTTGTTGTTAATGATGATACACTGGCCAATgctggggtagctgaggctgtaCCTGAAGCTATGGGACTGAGGCTTGGCATCCACCTGCATAGACCCAGAGCCACCACAGGGGCCCTCTGACCTAGGAAACAAATAGATGCCACTTAGCAGACGCTTTCATCCAAAGTCACTTACATTTTCGTGCGTCATGCACACTGAGAATCCCTCTGAGAATTGAACGTACGACTTTGTCATTGGTAGCTCTTACCAACTGAGAAACACAGGACCACTGGGTTTTGAGTAAGTATACACTTGAACCGTTGAAATACTTTTGAGCATCCTTCCCTTAAAGTAATAACTGATCAGACATGTGGATTGTGTGGAAGCTGTGAGATGGTACCCTTACTTTGCATCTGTAGAATCAGTGATTACTTTAAGAAAGGGTGGAAGGATGCATTTCAAAAGCATTTCCCAGGCAGGCCCATAACCCAAAATTATCCCAGGGGTGTTGCCATGTGGCTGACCctgtgccttctctctctctcagactgttaAGCAATATCTATGAATACAAATATAATACTTTTTCAAAAGAGATACAATAGATCTCCTTTTGTAAAACGTCTCTTTTTAGTCATATATATGGCTGTGTGTTCGTGTGTCAACTATAGGCGTGACACAATAACAATTTTGGCAATTTCCTGTATGTTGTCTAAGCATGGACCAAATATAGGCATCAAACTCCATGGCCGCAACACGATCATCAAGTAACAATGTCGCCTAATGTCCTGATTTCATTACAAAAATGTATGATAACATGTGGTCGTCCGAATGACTGGTGAATATCGCAACTCAAAACAACTTTACCACGGTTTGCTAGGCTACTTCGTAAAATACATGCATTGAGATAAACAAAGAATCTCACTCTTGTCCATCGCCCCGCCTAGCGTCAACGCAGTCCCCAGCACTCAACTCGTTTGCTGCTGACATGGTATTCTGCGAATCGATTTCAAACAAATGTCAGTGACTATATAAAAATGTTGTTAGTAAAGTTTTGGTCAGACCGTGCAAATGGCCACCCTTATATCAAGCCAATATATTGTATGCACATGTCTTCCTATAGTTCTTTGTTACAAACAACAGTCCGCAACCAACCAATAGTAGCGTCCGGAGTAAACAATATTAGAATACGTCACAATCGAAACCAATGTAAGGGGGCGTTCGGTTTCCACACTTCCACACAACTCATATGATCCCATTTAAAACAATATTGATAATAATAAACGTGTACATATAAATGGTGGCTCCATATTGGTGGGCTATATGCATTTGCAATATTTAATATCCATATTGCACGAATTCAGCATGTGCTCAATTAATTGGATTAGTAAAGGCACACTTCTAGCGCACTGGAACGCACCATACGTTCTTCCATGAAGTACGTAACATTTCGCTGAAAAACAACGTTTTCAACACGGGTTCCTGTAAGTAGATAGATTCAGTTCCTGCTTTAAgtcgaattctgtaacgttagctagctagccaattagCTTAGTTTAGGAAACGTTAAGCAGGTTTGACATATTATTATACATTTTAGTGTTACTAGTAGTAACAACATTACATATTAAACTCAACTCCGGCGAAATGTGCAGTGTGTATGGCTAGTCTGATTTAATCAGGCTGTATACACATTTAATTGGTACCAATTCATACACAATCGAATGCTTGCATACAAATGTATGAATGTCGCTAAAACAATCTTGTCATTCTCACGGGCTGTCAGTCATTGCATCCAATGTGTCTGAATTTGAAAGTTGGCCCTAGCTAGGTACATTAATCCAGCCACATTCCATCCATTCTCTGCTAGGCCTAATAATGATTGGGCTTCACAATCACGTTGCTGTGAATGAAAAATCAGAGATGGAGCCATAGGTCTATTGTAATGCCTTCAGTATTGATCATTGCTAAGTTAGATATTAATAACACTAATCAAAaacttgtttttattttatttcttacATGCAGAAATGACTGGTGGCAGCCAGCATCACATAGAAGATGAACAAAGGTGATTGGGAAAACAGATTGAAGAAGGTGGAAGAACTAGCTCAGTCCTTCCAGCAGTGTCCTTTGACCTCATGCTACAAACCTAGGCTGTCCCGGCCATGGCAGCCATCCTCCATATGGAAGCTCTTCCCTCGTCAATGTATGGCTATCAACTTTGCACAGAGTTGCAGAGAGGTATGCACCAGCATGTCTGGAGTAACATGgtgccagatctgtttgtgctgtcatgtTTGACATTGACCATAGGATTTGACaagagagcacaaacagatctgtgaGCAGGCTTTATGTCCTTTCGTGTGATGTGTGTTTCATTGCACTTCCGTTttatattacctttatttaactaggcaagtcagttaagatcatattattattttcaatgacgacctaggaacattgggttaactgccctgttcaggggcagaatgacagatttgtaccttgtcagctcggggattcgaccatgcaacctttcggttactagtccaacgctctaaccactaggctacactgccgccccaatGAGTCATAATAACAGAAAAAATGACATTGTTTTCAGCTAACTGTAGTTTTGACTGCCCTCTAATTCAAAGGACGTACACGTGTTTGCACTTGAGAAGGAACAGGCAAAGATGGGTCAGAGGATCTTCCTGGTCACCAGTTACAGTGAGCTATGGCATTACTACAGGTATGTATAAGGTTACACCATTCACTTCAATACAACTTTATTTATACCTTCATAGGCAGTTAAGAAATAAGAAAGTCCTATTTGTCATAACTGAAGACTGTTAACCAATGGTACTACTGCACTTCAACCCTTTCAATTTCAACTAATTAGTACCTACAGGCAATCTCTGATGCATTGCTATGAGGTGATCCCAGAGGGGGCTGTTTGCAAGCTATATTTTGACTTGGAGTTCCACAGGCCCTCCAATAAGGGCTTTGATGGGAAGTGCATGGTGGCCTCCCTCATCCAGGTACGCAAACATTGAATGCTTCCTTCCCTCTCAAGTGCAAAATAGACTTGGGTCAAATATGTTGTTTATGGTGTTAGTTATGTCATTGTTATGACAATTTACTTTACACTGACATGACACACACAATGTTTAGATCAGCCTATTGGCGAGGCAAACTAGCTAGCAAACTGGCTAATCAAATGAATGGTTTGTGGCATGACAGTGTAAAGTCAGTTGCCATAAGGTGAAGCCAGCTGCCAAGACTGTTTAGGACAAATGTTATTTCattgttatgacagtgttatgtagccCTTATGACTGATGGTCCAAATGAAGTGGGGATCTGTAGAAAGTTGTTTTTTGTTGTACATTCTGAGGAATTAAATATTAATGTatccactctcaaattcatagacagagctatggatgcaaatACTCACTTGCATAATTTTAataatgttttgaggctatacagtgtttgtttacagctacattgtttacaaacaatggagaaaaacaagcttatattttaggTTCTGATGGTATGACAGTTCAACATAAGTtacattcttcaagaatcaataccgttcaaaagtttgaggtcacttagaaatgtccttgttttccatgaaaacatatatgaaattagttgcaaaatgaataggaaatatagtcaagacaaggttataaataatgatttttaattgaaataataattgtgtccttcaaactttgcttttgtcaaagaatcctccatttgcagcaattacagccttgcagacctttggcattctagttgtcaatttgttgaggtaatctgaagagatttcaccccatgcttcctgaagcacctcccacaagttggactggcttgatgggcacttctttatgtaccatacggtcaagctgctcccacaacagctcaatagggctgaggtccggtgactgtgctggccactccattatagacagaataccagctgactgcttcttctctaaatagttattgcatagtttggagctgtgctttgggttcCTGTTGTAGGAAAAAGTTGGCTCCAATTACGCACATACAGGGTATGGCATgacgttgcaaaatggagtgttAGCCTTCCTTCTTTAAAATCCCCTTTACAAATcccccactttaccaccaccaaagcaccccatgaccatcacattgcctccaccatgcttgacagatggtgtcaacactcctccagcatcttttcattttttctgcatctcacgaaCGTTGTTCTTTGTGatctgaacacctcaaacttagatttgtctgtccataacactttttttccaaatcttcctctgtccagtgtctgtgttcttttgcccatattaatcttttctttttattggccactgagatatggctttttctttgcaactctgtctaaatgcccagcatcccagagtcgcctcttcactgttgacattgcgggtactatttaatgaagctaccagtttaggacttgtgaggcatctgtttctcaaactagtcactataatgtacttgtcctcttgctcagttgtgcaccggggcctcccactcctgtttctattctggttagggccagtttgtgctgttctgtgaagggagtagtacacagcgttgcacGAGATAttaagtttcttggcaatttatcgCATGGAAtacccttcatttctcagaacaagaatagactgatgagtttcagcctgtaatcgaacccacagaTGCTGATGCTCCACATACTCaactctttcaaaaacaaggacatttctaagtgaccccaaacttttgaatggtagtgtacataaTTTATTAtaaaagtccaaaaatggatgtagcaatcaAAGATTGAACCTTTAATGTCGATGGTACATACTGCAACATGTTTATTAATATTTATATTTGGTAACGCTGTTTTCTcctgtgtgtttacagtatgtgtgtgagaaGCTGGAGGAGGTGTATGGGATTGAGTGCTCTGGGAAAGATGTTCTGAACCTTGACTCCAGCACAGAGGAAAAATTCAGTCGCCATCTCATCTTCATTTTACCAAATGCAGCTTTTAAGGATAACCTACATGTCGGTACGtaatctcctactgtctctgatgaAAAAAGTGGAAACGAGACCGTAGATagagatatacagttgaagtcagaagtttacaccttagctaaatacatttaatcctcgtaaaaattccctgtcttaggtcagttaggatcaccactttattttaagaatgtgaaatgtcagaataatagtagagagaatgatttatttcatattCTATTTATttcctcacattcccagtgggtcagaagttttcatacactcaattagtatttggtagcattgcctttaaactgttgaacttgggtcaaacattttgggtagccttccacaagcttcccacaataagttgggggaatgttggcccattcctcctgacagagttggtgtaactgaaaCAGGTTTGTtgtcctccttgctcgcacacaccttttcagttctgcccacaaagtgcttcacagttgggatgggttcttcggcttgcaagcctccccctttttcctgctcacacaacgatggtcattatggccaaacagttgaaTTTTtttggttcatcagaccagaggatatttctccaaaaagtacgatctttgtccccatgtgcagttgcgaaccgcagtctggctttttcaggttatgtcgatataggacctgttttactatggatacttttgtaccggtttcctccagtatcttcacaaggtcctttgctttttgttctgggattgatttgcacttttcgcaccaaagcacgttcatctctaggagatagcGCTCACCAAGGAGACGCGTTCTATgacggctgcgtagtcccatggtgtttatacttgcatgctattgtttgtacagatgagcgtggtaccttcagacatttggaaactgctcccaaggatgaaccagacttgtggaggtcttggctgatttatttttattttgccatgttgtcaagcaaagagggacagagtttgaaggtagggaTTTAAATACAttcacaagtacacctccaattgactcaaatgatgtcaattagcctatcagaaacttctaaagccatgacataattttctggaatgttccaagctgtttaaaggcacagttaacttagtgtatgtcaacttctgacccactggaattgtgatacagtgaattataagtgaaatgatctgtctgtaaacaattgttggaaaaatgacttttgtcatgcacaaaggagatgtcctaaccgacttaccaaaactatagtttgtttaacaaTTCATTtctggagaggttgaaaaacaagtttgaatgacacatgtaaacttccgacttcaactgtatacactgaacaacagtataaacacaacatgtaaagtgttggtcccatgtttcatgaactgaaattaaagatcccagaaatgttctgttggcatgctgactgcaggaatgtccacctgaGCAGTTGCCAGATAATTTCATGTTAATTCCTCTACCATAACGCCTCCAATgtctttttagagaatttggcagtatgtccaaccagcctcacatctgcagaccacgtgtatggcatcgtatgggcgagcagtttgctgttgtgaacagagtgcccctttgtgggggtggggttatggtatgggcaggcataagctatggacaacaaacgCAATTagattttatcgatggcaatttgaatgcacaaaaatacagtgatgagatcctgaggcccatttcttttgtgaccaacatatgcatatctgtattcccagtcatgtgatattcatagatttgggcctaatttatttatttcaattgactgatttcctcatatgaaatactgtaactctgtaaaatcaatgaaattgttgcatgttgattTTATATTCTTGTTCATTTTCGATATTAAACTCAACTTCACAATATTATTGCTTCATATTGGAGGTAGAAAATAAAATGAATTTCTAATCCATGTAGGCTTgtgctgatttaaaaaaatatctctCATCAGTAAATCAAGTATGCATTTTGTCTTTTTTAAAGGGCAATTTATCCATTTGATTCTGCAACCAGTGCTGAGCGTGAATAGGAGGGGAAGTGAACTTGAGAATGACATGTGTGGAGTCACAGAGGACAGTGGCAAAAGGTCTGTCATTTGATGTTCTAAAACAAATTTTGGTAACACTTTATCTTATTATTCCAAGAGATTTAACGCAATTACTAACTAAGAAACTAATTGATAGATTCATTCAATACTACAACACAATACTTAAGGGTTTAGAAAAGTCAGGTCCATAAtaattggcacccttgataaatatTGGCACaaaatactgtataaaataaataatacaaatactgagatATATTGCATGTTCCATATAATGGAGAAAttatattttatactaatacaattgcttaatgaaatatattttgtttaaacAGTAATACAAAAATTCTCAAATATAGGGGTCAAAATAATTGGCCCCTCTCTTTTCAGTACACTAGCACCCTCCCCTTGTGAGGATAGCAAAACTGAGCTTAATTCTAAAATGTTTAATAAGGTTGGATTGAAGAGGGCAATCCATAAGagcagacaaaggatatcaaggatcttgAAAGactctgtatggaggaatggtctaagatccttctcaacgtgttctccaatctcattaaACATTTTCGAAAAAGGCTCAGTTTTGTTATACTCCATACATTGAAAAcgggggtgccaataattttgacccctaTCTTTCTTATGAAACAAAATCTCTTTCCCTGTGCAGTTAtattactataaaataatataataaaaaaatggaattacattgagcatacaatatagctcagtatttgtattatttatctTATACAGTCTTTTTATGGTTATCTTTATCAAGGGtaccaataattatggacctgacaTTAAAAtcctatgtattattattattattagggggCTGATTGGAAGTCCACAGGCCAAGAGGcccagacaggaagagagggacctCAGCTTCCTGTTGGTGAAAAACAAGGACGGACATGATGGGCTTTTTGTTGACCTCGGTAAGTGTCACCTGAAGCATCTTGAAAAGTCGATTTTAACTTTACTTTCAAATGAGGCTTAAATAGTAGATACAAGCATTGAAAACTAATCTTTTTATCTTTGAATTTTGTTCTGTTTTAGATGATTATATCTCTATTTTATTGCTGTGTTTGTCCATCAATTATTAATTTTTTATAACCAGTCTATAGTTGTATGGAATTTGATTTATCTTGTCAATGCATTGTAAATTGTGTCAGTAATACTAATTTCCACTTGTTTGTGTTAATTTATGTTACAATGGATGAAATGTAGGTGTGTACACCAAGAACAGAAACTTCCGTCTCTACAAGTCATCTAAGGTGGGGAAGAATGTAGCCTTCACTGTCGCAGAGGACAACAAGTTCATCACCAAGCCTAAAAGGAACATCTCTATAGAGGAGAGCTTGTTCCAGTCCTCCTTAATCAGCAACGTAAGGTACAGATGAAGTGAAGGGTGGAGTTGCCCCTAGATTCTGATCTttggtcagtttagcattttccccaTAACTgggcaggttggcatttattgggaTGTCTCAGGGGATggtgatcctagatctgtacctaggggaaactttACCCAGGAACTACAGGTGACTTGACTGTGTACTGACCTGGCAAAGCTGGttgaaatcatttaaaaaaaaatgctatCAAACAAGCCCACTGAATGCTGGTTTCGTCATGCGACATTAAGTGGGAGGAAGAGCAGGGGTGTGTCTTGAAGATTAACATTTGGATTGAGATGGAAGTGCTTGACTATTCAACATGCttaatattctgacatttcaattAGAGGTTCGACCGAttgtgatttttcaacgccgataccgattattgttgtaataatgacaattacaacaatactgaattaacacttattttaacttaatataatacatcaataaaatcaatttagcctcaagtaaataatgcaaaaacaaagtgttggagaagaaagtaaaagtgcaatatatgctatgtaagaaagctaacgtttcagttccttgctcagaacatgagaacatatgaaagctggtggttccttttaacatgattcttcaatattcccaggtaagaagttttaggttgtagttattataggaattataggactatttcccttcCCTCTATAccgtttgtatttcattaacctatgattattggatgttcttattggcactttagtattgctagtgaaacagtatagcttccgtccctctcgtTAGcgtatgctaactagctagccatttcacttcggttacaccagcctcatctcgggagttgataggcttgaagtaataaacagcgcaatgcttgacgcacaacgaagagctgctggcaaaaaacgcacaaaagtgctgtttgaatgaatgtttatgcgcctgcttctgcctaccaccgctcagtcagatacttgtatggtcagtcagattatatgcaacgtagGACACACTACATAATatatagtaatatcatcaaccatgtgtagttaactagtgattatgattgattgttttttataagttaagtttaatgctagctagcaacttaccttggcttactgcattcgcgtctCCTTGTGTAGTGctacgagagagaggcaggtcgttattgcgttggattAGTTAACtgcaaggttgcaagattggatcccctgagctgacaaggtgaaaatctgtctttctgcccctgaacaaggcagttaacccaccgttcctaggccgtcattgaaaataagaatgagttcttaacctgacttgcctagttaaataaataaaataaaaaaaattaaaaaattaaatcaGCAAATCCGATTGttgtgaaaacttgaaatcgtccctaattaatcggtcgacctctaatttcaATATTGGTCTGCAGTTTCACCGGTCAGAAGATTCTGACATGGGACCTCCATGACGAGAGGGATGGGATATGCCCCAAGCCTCATGCTCAGCTGGGTTCGACTTCACCCTGTGTTTCAGGTACTGACCCCAGAagacagagc is a window encoding:
- the primpol gene encoding DNA-directed primase/polymerase protein isoform X2; its protein translation is MNKGDWENRLKKVEELAQSFQQCPLTSCYKPRLSRPWQPSSIWKLFPRQCMAINFAQSCREDVHVFALEKEQAKMGQRIFLVTSYSELWHYYSTYRQSLMHCYEVIPEGAVCKLYFDLEFHRPSNKGFDGKCMVASLIQYVCEKLEEVYGIECSGKDVLNLDSSTEEKFSRHLIFILPNAAFKDNLHVGQFIHLILQPVLSVNRRGSELENDMCGVTEDSGKRGLIGSPQAKRPRQEERDLSFLLVKNKDGHDGLFVDLGVYTKNRNFRLYKSSKVGKNVAFTVAEDNKFITKPKRNISIEESLFQSSLISNVSFTGQKILTWDLHDERDGICPKPHAQLGSTSPCVSDSLGGYQCSPHKEVDNFVLSVVKKDGIQGSIRRWNYFVSEQLLVYDILKYRWCQNVHRCHKSNNIISVQLKERKPFKCIVIKPFVTESREEEAKHLSTRKYSVKQWEWGFLYRVQWKSVVWST
- the primpol gene encoding DNA-directed primase/polymerase protein isoform X1, which gives rise to MNKGDWENRLKKVEELAQSFQQCPLTSCYKPRLSRPWQPSSIWKLFPRQCMAINFAQSCREDVHVFALEKEQAKMGQRIFLVTSYSELWHYYSTYRQSLMHCYEVIPEGAVCKLYFDLEFHRPSNKGFDGKCMVASLIQYVCEKLEEVYGIECSGKDVLNLDSSTEEKFSRHLIFILPNAAFKDNLHVGQFIHLILQPVLSVNRRGSELENDMCGVTEDSGKRGLIGSPQAKRPRQEERDLSFLLVKNKDGHDGLFVDLGVYTKNRNFRLYKSSKVGKNVAFTVAEDNKFITKPKRNISIEESLFQSSLISNVSFTGQKILTWDLHDERDGICPKPHAQLGSTSPCVSDSLGGYQCSPHKEVDNFVLSVVKKDGIQGSIRRWNYFVSEQLLVYDILKYRWCQNVHRCHKSNNIMILVDLKQEVWYQKCHDPACKSFRSSSYPLPQDICISYLITMDEEDQAYLMDDVGNIELSQTLLVEKYLGGPAATLLQGEDRDPWGDDQAYLEALEDVERSTGDLAEDDVPDELLLQNMTEFESLKDLCLSATKC
- the casp3a gene encoding caspase-3a, with the protein product MSAANELSAGDCVDARRGDGQESEGPCGGSGSMQVDAKPQSHSFRYSLSYPSIGQCIIINNKNFDRRTGMNVRNGTDVDAGNVMKVFGKLGYKVKVYNDQKVDQIKHVLTTASKEDHSCSASFVCVLLSHGDDGVFFGTDASIELKSLTSLFRGDRCNSLVGKPKLFFIQACRGTDLDGGIEADSSSDGSSTKIPVEADFLYAYSTAPGYYSWRNTQTGSWFIQSLCEMIGKYSKELEVQHILTRVNHKVATEFESASNSPGFDAKKQIPCIVSMLTKEMYFTS